The Penaeus vannamei isolate JL-2024 chromosome 16, ASM4276789v1, whole genome shotgun sequence genome includes a window with the following:
- the LOC113824831 gene encoding uncharacterized protein: MSADIGLTNTHPSASGASSAGAAACPVATRGYLVTQDSLETGTGNGVLCRESSFSDSLEESSASESLFCVNGSVSDIRSPDTGNEFSDSLEESSSDSDLTEYVDSDTGSFYSVHSNLTARGGDSSFSLEDTEYLSETTLYNSAQSVHGAFTSSASSFRSFDTPRSDLSLASAPGYRNSFCAHASQRRSLEARSVSESSWEYASCPDLLHTQLSLTSPPPDRNRKPFVASASCANHLGGRRAARLSQGRPSALSSDSMSTIDGASSPRMGEDGDKKKKGLMSSFRKSRKTSRKLRLQKKAGDTDSISSSVSAVTSDGEPEIGDSEASAPNSPLPVKNDLIKAAKDDDQQQDAVDNMDSHQATHERLNGSSSPKGSAASSMNSSPAVSKKLKAADEKEEKKKEKSKFGFLSRKENKKQKAEQKAPAESEALLVSTDPDTTSQSSSIKEEKDDGNDEAVDAVAPNSSAEALEKAGEPSAEAPEKAGEPSAEALEEAGEPSAEAPEKAGEPSAEPSAEAPEKAGEPSAEAPEKAGEPSAEALEKSGEPSAAPPAVPSAAPPAAPSAAPVAASSPLAETPSLSFRSYISSVQFVKNWTGSGDSKRSVDVPDSKDAKPAKPAVAEENDAKKTTSPKSPTNEAGASTDKREHLYKILVIGELGTGKTSIIKRYVHQFFSQHYRATIGVDFALKVLNWDSNTVIRLQLWDIAGQERFGNMTRVYYKEAVGAFVVFDVTRAQTFDAVTKWKTDLDTKVTLADGSPIPAVLLANKCDQPKEGVVNNPARMDDYCRERGFSGWFETSAKENINIDEASRFLVNKILSNEKQGMMMTESLDTDKFSIDGKANPAEKAACRC, encoded by the exons ATGAGCGCCGATATTGGCCTCACTAACACACACCCTTCAGCCAGTGGAGCGTCCAGTGCTGGTGCTGCTGCGTGCCCGGTTGCGACTCGAGGATATTTAGTGACGCAAGACTCGCTGGAAACCGGTACCGGCAACGGTGTACTCTGTCGGGAATCGTCCTTCTCCGATAGTCTGGAAGAAAGCAGCGCCAGTGAGAGTTTGTTTTGCGTCAACGGCAGTGTGTCTGATATCCGTTCGCCCGATACTGGAAACGAGTTTAGTGACAGCCTGGAAGAGTCTAGTAGTGATTCCGATTTGACTGAGTACGTCGACAGTGATACGGGTTCTTTTTATTCGGTCCACTCTAACCTGACGGCTCGAGGTGGTGACAGTAGCTTTTCGCTGGAAGACACCGAGTATCTCAGTGAAACTACGTTGTACAATTCCGCTCAGTCCGTCCACGGCGCGTTCACGTCAAGCGCCTCGTCCTTCAGGAGCTTCGACACTCCGCGGTCCGACCTGAGCCTCGCCAGCGCCCCCGGCTATCGCAACAGTTTCTGTGCTCACGCCAGCCAGCGGCGGTCCCTCGAGGCGCGGTCAGTGAGCGAATCGTCGTGGGAGTACGCCAGCTGCCCCGACCTCTTGCACACGCAACTAAGCCTCACCTCGCCTCCCCCTGACCGCAACCGCAAGCCCTTCGTGGCCTCGGCCTCCTGCGCTAACCATCTCGGAGGAAGAAGGGCGGCGCGTTTGTCTCAAGGAAGACCCTCGGCGCTGAGTTCGGACAGCATGAGCACTATCGACGGCGCTTCTTCCCCCAGGATGGGCGAAGACggggacaagaagaaaaagggactCATGTCATCCTTCCGCAAGAGCCGCAAGACGAGCAGGAAGCTTCGCTTGCAGAAGAAGGCGGGCGACACCGACAGCATCTCGTCTTCGGTGTCGGCCGTGACCAGCGACGGCGAGCCGGAAATTGGCGACTCGGAAGCCAGCGCCCCCAACAGCCCCCTCCCCGTCAAGAACGACTTAATCAAAGCGGCCAAGGATGATGACCAACAGCAGGACGCCGTCGACAATATGGACAGCCACCAAGCCACCCACGAGAGGCTCAAcggctcctcctcccccaaggGCTCCGCCGCCAGCAGCATGAACTCCTCGCCGGCTGTCTCCAAGAAGCTGAAAGCCGCtgacgagaaggaggaaaagaagaaggaaaagagcaaGTTCGGCTTCTTGTCTCGCAAGGAGAACAAGAAGCAAAAGGCCGAACAGAAGGCTCCCGCTGAGTCCGAGGCCTTGCTCGTCAGCACGGACCCCGACACGACATCTCAGTCGTCGAGCAtcaaggaggaaaaggacgatgGCAACGACGAGGCCGTGGACGCAGTTGCACCGAATTCTTCCGCGGAAGCCCTCGAGAAGGCCGGGGAGCCCTCCGCGGAAGCCCCCGAGAAGGCCGGGGAGCCCTCCGCGGAAGCCCTCGAGGAGGCCGGGGAGCCCTCCGCGGAAGCCCCCGAGAAGGCCGGGGAGCCCTCCGCGGAGCCCTCCGCGGAAGCCCCCGAGAAGGCCGGGGAGCCCTCCGCGGAAGCGCCCGAGAAGGCCGGGGAGCCCTCCGCGGAAGCCCTCGAGAAGTCCGGGGAGCCCTCCGCGGCCCCCCCCGCGGTCCCCTCCGCGGCCCCCCCCGCGGCCCCCTCCGCGGCCCCCGTCGCAGCATCCTCACCGCTAGCCGAGACGCCCAGCTTGTCCTTCCGCTCGTACATCTCTTCCGTTCAGTTTGTCAAGAACTGGACGGGGAGCGGCGACTCGAAACGGAGCGTGGATGTTCCCGATTCCAAGGACGCGAAGCCGGCCAAGCCAGCGGTTGCCGAGGAAAATGACGCAAAAAAGACGACGTCGCCCAAGTCTCCTACGAACGAG GCAGGTGCAAGCACAGACAAGCGCGAGCACCTGTACAAAATCCTGGTGATTGGCGAACTGGGAACCGGGAAAACGTCGATTATCAAGCGCTATGTCCACCAGTTCTTCAGCCAGCATTACCGGGCCACCATCGGCGTCGACTTCGCTCTCAAAGTCCTCAACTGGGATAGCAATACAGTCATCCGTCTGCAGCTCTGGGATATTgcag GCCAAGAGCGCTTCGGAAACATGACTCGGGTGTACTACAAGGAGGCAGTAGGAGCCTTTGTGGTTTTCGACGTGACTCGCGCCCAGACCTTCGACGCCGTGACGAAGTGGAAGACGGACCTCGACACGAAGGTCACTCTCGCCGACGGATCGCCCATTCCTGCGGTTCTGCTTGCTAATAAG TGTGACCAGCCCAAGGAAGGGGTCGTGAACAACCCTGCCCGAATGGACGACTACTGCCGAGAGAGAGGCTTCAGCGGATGGTTCGAGACTTCTGCCAAAGAGAACATTAACATCGACGAAGCATCACGATTTCTTGTTAACAAG ATCCTAAGCAACGAAAAGCAGGGCATGATGATGACCGAATCCCTGGACACCGACAAGTTCTCCATCGACGGAAAGGCCAATCCTGCCGAGAAAGCCGCTTGCCGATGCTAA